Proteins encoded within one genomic window of Dyadobacter chenhuakuii:
- a CDS encoding hydroxypyruvate isomerase family protein — protein MKRIERRSVLKNIATSAGLMTLPVSLAEAFAASEKALGPKLNGKINHSVCKWCYGKIPLETFAQDCKKIGITSIELLGPAEWPIIKKHGLTCALPWGEGLTRNIEKGFNDPANHEELIKGFEDVIPKVRAAGYDKIICFSGNRRGMSDTDGLRNCAVGLKKLIPTAEKHNVTLVMELLNSKVNHRDYQCDRTEWGAALCDMVGSEKFKLLYDIYHMQIQEGDVIATIKKYHKYIAHYHTGGVPGRNEIDETQELYYPTIMKAIVETGYKGFVGQEFIPSRKDDIASLKQGVTICDIA, from the coding sequence ATGAAACGTATCGAAAGACGTTCTGTTTTAAAAAATATTGCCACCAGCGCGGGATTAATGACTTTACCGGTTTCTTTGGCAGAAGCATTTGCCGCATCGGAAAAAGCATTAGGTCCGAAACTCAATGGCAAGATCAATCACTCCGTTTGTAAATGGTGCTATGGGAAGATCCCTCTGGAAACTTTCGCACAGGACTGCAAGAAAATCGGCATAACTTCCATAGAGCTTCTGGGGCCTGCCGAATGGCCGATCATTAAAAAGCACGGACTAACCTGCGCGTTGCCATGGGGCGAGGGCCTGACCAGAAATATTGAAAAAGGCTTTAACGATCCAGCTAACCATGAGGAGCTAATCAAAGGTTTTGAAGATGTGATCCCAAAAGTTCGGGCGGCAGGTTATGACAAAATTATTTGCTTTTCGGGAAACCGCCGGGGCATGTCTGACACAGACGGCTTGCGTAACTGCGCGGTCGGACTCAAAAAACTAATCCCAACTGCGGAAAAGCACAATGTAACTTTGGTAATGGAATTGCTCAACAGCAAGGTGAACCACCGGGATTACCAGTGCGACCGGACAGAGTGGGGGGCAGCCCTTTGCGATATGGTTGGCTCGGAGAAATTCAAGCTTCTTTACGACATCTATCACATGCAAATTCAGGAAGGTGACGTGATTGCGACAATCAAAAAATACCACAAATACATTGCCCATTATCACACAGGCGGCGTTCCCGGACGGAATGAAATTGACGAAACGCAGGAATTGTATTACCCTACGATCATGAAAGCAATCGTCGAAACCGGTTACAAAGGCTTTGTAGGTCAGGAGTTTATTCCAAGCCGTAAAGATGACATCGCATCGTTGAAACAGGGTGTAACCATTTGTGACATCGCCTGA